The following nucleotide sequence is from Podospora bellae-mahoneyi strain CBS 112042 chromosome 1 map unlocalized CBS112042p_1, whole genome shotgun sequence.
GGTACCTCAGTGACTGTTTTTGTTCAACTACTGATACGGTAACCATGCGGACCAATCTAGAAATCGTCCAAGAATGCGATAAGTTAGTTGACACCCCGCCAATTCTTGGTTTCAGCACAACCAATTACTGACATCATACCCCCTTACCTAGCTTCCCCTACCCCAACCtaaccaacaacaccgctTACACCAAAGCCATTGAACCACTGTGGCTCTTCTTTCTCCCAGACGACTTAGAACCCCACGGCTTTCTCATCCAATCAGTAGTCGACCGTATGCCATGGACCCCCTCCTTCCGCCTCATCCCCGAAAGCAAACAAGTCCACCTTCTCAAATACCCCGGAAGAGAAGATTGGCAAACCGCCTGCAACGAAGCAATCGATGAACTCCTCGATCTTACCCGTGCCAAAAAGGTTTTTCCCCGCCTAGGCAAGAAAAGAGATGAGAAGTTCCCTATCGTTGGCGCCAAATTCGATATTGGGATCGAAAGGTCAGCGATGAGCTTGTTCGGGATTATTGGACAGGGTGCTCACATGACGGTTTACACTCGTACGTCattgggggagatgaagttCTGGATTCCGAGGCGGAATGCCAACAAGTCGACTTATCCCAATATGCTGGATcaggctgttgctggtggggtgGCGCAGGAGGAGACGCCGTTTGAGTGCATCGTTCgtgaggcgggggaggaggctgcgttggatgaggaggtggtgaggagggatgTTGTTGCGGCGGGGACGGTGACGTGGTTCAATGTTTCTGATGAGAAGGCGGGTGGGGAGGTAGGTTTGATGAATCCGGGGGTATTGTATGTTTATGATCTGGAGGTTGGGCGAGAGGTGGTATTCAAGCCGGTGGATGACGATATTCAGGCTTTTCATTTGATGAGTGTGGATGAGGTGAGAAATGCGATGAGGAATGGGGAGTTTAAGCCGAGTTGTGCGGCGGTCATGATGGATTTCTTTGTGAGGCATGGGTTTATCACGGCGGAGAATGAAGCGGATTATGTTGAGATTGTGTCGAGGCTGCATCGTAAGCTGCCGTTTAGAACCAGCCCTGGTTTTTGATTGGGATACTACGAAATCGACAGTCCACAGGAGCTTGGGGCACGGATTATGTCTACCAGTCatttggtgctgttggtggtgattgcTGCTCAATCAGGGCCGCAGCCACCCATCTTCAAGCTCACAGTAGACAGGCTGTAGAACGTATTTGTACTGCGGACCCCGAGATCAtcccttctttttcgacCATCTCGCAAATGACGAAGAAAATAGGGCTGATCCGACCAGTCGGTGCCCAACCCGATTGGCCGAGGACGATCTTGAAACCTTGTCTTCAAGATCTCAAGCGCTGCAACGGTGCAACTTGGTGTTAGACATTTTCCAGTTAGCGCACATGCATGGCGTCGGGGTTGAGACCTCGGTGGACTTGAGGCTGAAAGAGCCGAACCCGGGAAGCGACGACAGTCAGTCTCAGCTCCTTCACAACAACCCATGATTCCCAGTTGACATCTCAACGCCACTGAGTACCGATTGGCTCGAGTGAGCAAACTATCGATCTCTCTGCCGCAAGCGCCAAAACTAAAGCTGTCAAATTTAGGGGACTTCCATGCTTCAGGCCCAGAGTGCCGAACCGGCAGATGGAAAACATGAGATGCGTGCCCCTTAGCAACATCTGTAATATGTAGTTATGTcgcttcttccccctcttctctttgTGATTCCCCTTAGGTTGCTACGAGCCATTCACTCTTTCAATCATCGGCTCCTTTGATCCCCTAATAACGCAAAGCTATGGCTTTCACTCATTCAAGCCTACGGCTCTTGTCTCTAATCTCTCTGTTTCTTTCACTCGGTTCTGCCCTTCCCAGCAAGCACTTGAACCGACAGCCTGCGCCTTCCTACACTTCTCTCGGTTGCTTCAAGGACAACGAGGGTGGCCGAAGAGCGCTTACTGGCGGAAGCTACGCAGCTGATGACATGACTGTTGCCAGCTGCGCATCATTCTGCTCCAAGTTCGAGTTGTTTGCTGTCTCTTACGGCCGTGAGTGTTACTGCGGTCAATCAGTCACAAACGGCAACACCGAGGTGGATGCTGCCGACTGCTCTTTCTCATGTGGAGGAGATCCAAGCGATAAATGCGGCGCTGGCAACAGGGTCAACCTGTACTCCAACGACAACCCATCGATTCGAAGCCCTGCAACTCTACCCGGCATCACTTCACTCGGCTGTTTCGTCGACACCGCTGCTCGCATCCTACCACACAAAATCATCGGCACCGATGACATGACGGCTGCGAAATGTGCGGAGAATTGTGCTGATTACGACTTCTTTGGCACGCAATGGTCCCGCGAGTGCTTTTGTGGCTCGATCTTGCCAAACAGAACAGGCAACAGCGTCGGATTGCTCCATGCCTTGCTCAGGCGATGACAATGAGCTATGCGGTGCCGGCATGCGGTTGAATGTGTATAGCTTCGATAAGGAAACaacgacaacctcctcctccgagcCCACGTCTTCACCAACATCTGAACCTACACCCGTGGCCATCATCGATGGGTTCGAATACCTAGGTTGCTACAACGATAATGTCCCGCAACGCGTCTTGGGAGGAAAGGTTGTGGTGGATACTGCCATGACGCTGGAAAGGTGTGCTTCGCAACCGGTTGAGTCTTTATGCTGATCCTCGCATTGAGAAAACCGAAACGACTAACCCTGAATCCATTGGCCAGTTTACTTACCAATCTTGCTGGAcggatgatgttggcaacCGGTCTCTTGCGGATTTGGAGCACCGGACAGACGACATGACGGTAGCCAAATGCGCAGATATTTGCATTGAATATGCATACTTTGGTGTCGAGTATGGGAGGGAGTGCTACTGCGGTGACAAGCTTGTTGGTCAGACTGCTTTGGAGAAAGAGTGCAGTGTTTTGTGCGTGGGTGGAGGTTATAACTGGTGTGGTGGACCTCTCCGGCTGAACCTGTATGCGAAAGAAGCTATCACTACAACTGCGTCCACCACTGTTCTCGAGACTTTCACGACCTCTGAGGTTGAATCACCTACAGTGCCAGAGCCAACTACCACTGCCTCTGACATTATCACCACGGCAGATGAGCCATCAAGCACTGTTTCGGAAACCTTGACCACAACAGTCGAGGAAATCTCGATCTCAACCGAAGAACCAGGCACCACGACTGAGGAAttcaccacaacaaccgaGGAGCCAACCGCATTGACTGAGGCATCAACCACGTCCACAGAGGAGCCGAACTCTCCAACCACCGAGGAGCCTACTACGACATTCACTGCTGAAGCGAGCACCACCGTTGAACCGTCAACAACTTCGGACATGGTCTTGTCAACAACGACTCTGGTAAGCTCCCCTTCATTGGCCCCGACAACAACCGCAACTTCGACCACCACGACACAAGGCCCCAGCTCAGTCACGATCACCAGatgtcctccaaccccaacgtgGGTAGGAAGACCTGAGATGTGCTACGACAGCTCTCTCCCCGGTCAATGCGAACTGCTTGCATCGACATTGTACCAACCTCAGGCGATGTCCATGTACTTGTTCAACTGTCACTACATTCTCACCCGTTATGGCCTGCAACCAAACCCGGTCACATGCTTCCCTacctcaacagcaaccagTCCAgatgccgctgctgccacctCGACTATCAGAAGTGTTCACTCATGCTTACGATCCTCCTATGTCTGCAGTAAATCCATGACCTGCGAAACAAGCACCTATCCTATCAGCCAGGTTCCCGTGCCAACTCAGAGCGTTGGCGTCGAGACTCTCAGCGATGGTGGCTTCGAGAGCGGGCAATTTGGTAGCTGGAACTTGACTGGAGACACCAGGCTCTTGACTGGCCAAATCTCGGCTTTTCAGGCCAGGACAGGAAATCATAGCTACTATGTCTACAACCCCAACTATTACCATGCCGGCCTCGTGCTCACGAGACGAGTTGTCGGTGTGGAACCGGGAAAATACTATCGTTTCAAGGCCAATGTTTGGATTTCGAATAATCAGGTCAACAACTATATCCAGCTGAGTGTATCTCCGCCGGGACTTGGTCAGCAGTTTATGCAGCGCTACAGCACGGCGGGCGTGTGGAGGGAGATTGCAGTACATTTTACGACGACGTCTTCTTGGCTTGAGTTGCAGCTTACTGTTGTTGCACAGCCGATGTATATCAACAACCCGCAGCAGTGGGAGGGGCCGAATAGTATCTTTATTGATGATATTAGTTTGGTGCGTTTGGGGTACTAGTTGGAGTTGGTTGAGGACGGTTTTGGGTATAGAGACGAGAGACTTGCAATCTTCAGACCATAAGCACGTGGTGTGGTCTTTCATTTCTTGCTACTGAGTAATCCATTATGCTCTTTGGGCAAGTGTACATGTGCACTGCCTATCTGAGCAAAGAATGTATTTAGAACATCAAATTCAGAACAAAGCCTGTCATTTCAGGTCCCCTTCCCGATAATTACATCCCCTTTCTATGCTCGCCAATCCATCTCCTGTGCAGTGTTGCTATACAACTGCTCCGTCTTCCAGCGTTTATACGCCTTCCAAATCTTTGAAGGCAGCCTGCACTGTGCTATCTCCTGCTGAAGCCAGCCACCATTTGACAGCCGCGCTTGAAGAAGAGTACCAAGGGTGAAGGTTCCGTCAAAGGTCGGGAGAGAATAGTAAGCCGAGAAGAGGTTATGTGCCGAGACGAAAGGGCCTGACCACTGCTGATAACTTGAGATGAAAGCTGGAAAAGGTGCTGAAAGGGTCGGCGTCCCCAAGAAAACAGTTAATGCATCAAGTTAAAAGATCCAGCCTCGCTGGTAGCGCCTATAGTGGGTTAGTACCATTGTTGTGCAGGGCAATGCGTATGAAACTTACTCTCGGTCTGTAGCAGACTCGAGATCTTGTCGAGATTTGTGTTGATGGCTGCCTCTGTCTTGTCGATAGCCTTGACCATGGCTTCGGAGGACCTCACCATAGCCCTGGCTTGCACCATGTTCAGCAGTGGAGGCCTGAATGTCGACAAAgttctcctcctgcctctccaaCTCGCTTTTCTGGTGCTCCAAGTCCATCTTTTCTTTGGCCAAGGCCATCTCGGCATTCTTGACAGCTTTCTCCCGGGCCACGATGGCGGCGAGTGTGTTTTTGTTGTCAGCAGCTTGCTGCAAGAGCTTCcacaacctctcctcctcggccttggggCCAGATCTGACAGCCTCGTTGATGCTGCTCTTGAGGTCACTCACGATTGGCTCCCTTTTGTTTTCGTCAGCAACGCACTTTTGCAGAATGGTGATCTGCGAGCTGGTGGTGACCTGTCTGAGCTCGAGCAAACACGTGAGCTTATCTGGATCGCTCCCGAACGCGGctttctccttcctcgaaTTCAAGCAAACATCCTCAGCATGT
It contains:
- a CDS encoding uncharacterized protein (EggNog:ENOG503P073; COG:G; COG:O), whose amino-acid sequence is MAFTHSSLRLLSLISLFLSLGSALPSKHLNRQPAPSYTSLGCFKDNEGGRRALTGGSYAADDMTVASCASFCSKFELFAVSYGRECYCGQSVTNGNTEVDAADCSFSCGGDPSDKCGAGNRVNLYSNDNPSIRSPATLPGITSLGCFVDTAARILPHKIIGTDDMTAAKCAENCADYDFFGTQWSRECFCDDNELCGAGMRLNVYSFDKETTTTSSSEPTSSPTSEPTPVAIIDGFEYLGCYNDNVPQRVLGGKVVVDTAMTLERCASQPFTYQSCWTDDVGNRSLADLEHRTDDMTVAKCADICIEYAYFGVEYGRECYCGDKLVGQTALEKECSVLCVGGGYNWCGGPLRLNLYAKEAITTTASTTVLETFTTSEVESPTVPEPTTTASDIITTADEPSSTVSETLTTTVEEISISTEEPGTTTEEFTTTTEEPTALTEASTTSTEEPNSPTTEEPTTTFTAEASTTVEPSTTSDMVLSTTTLVSSPSLAPTTTATSTTTTQGPSSVTITRCPPTPTWVGRPEMCYDSSLPGQCELLASTLYQPQAMSMYLFNCHYILTRYGLQPNPVTCFPTSTATSPDAAAATSTIRSVHSCLRSSYVCSKSMTCETSTYPISQVPVPTQSVGVETLSDGGFESGQFGSWNLTGDTRLLTGQISAFQARTGNHSYYVYNPNYYHAGLVLTRRVVGVEPGKYYRFKANVWISNNQVNNYIQLSVSPPGLGQQFMQRYSTAGVWREIAVHFTTTSSWLELQLTVVAQPMYINNPQQWEGPNSIFIDDISLVRLGY
- a CDS encoding uncharacterized protein (COG:F; EggNog:ENOG503P1JH) → MRTNLEIVQECDNFPYPNLTNNTAYTKAIEPLWLFFLPDDLEPHGFLIQSVVDRMPWTPSFRLIPESKQVHLLKYPGREDWQTACNEAIDELLDLTRAKKVFPRLGKKRDEKFPIVGAKFDIGIERSAMSLFGIIGQGAHMTVYTRTSLGEMKFWIPRRNANKSTYPNMLDQAVAGGVAQEETPFECIVREAGEEAALDEEVVRRDVVAAGTVTWFNVSDEKAGGEVGLMNPGVLYVYDLEVGREVVFKPVDDDIQAFHLMSVDEVRNAMRNGEFKPSCAAVMMDFFVRHGFITAENEADYVEIVSRLHRKLPFRTSPGF